The Christiangramia flava JLT2011 region GCCCGAAAGTATCCCAGGCGCCGTCTTTCGGGTAGTAATTAACGCCTTTCAGCTTAAATTCTTCCTTCCACCAGTAAAGCTTGCCATCGCGAATTTTCCAGGTACTGATAGCCGGTTTTCTCGGGGCTGGGGTTTGCTGGGCTTCTTCCCTGACCATATGTCTCACGCGCCAGTAGCCGTCTTCCAGTAACATCAACACCTCGTAACGGGAAGTATCCATGCTGGTAGCGATCAGTTCCTCATTGAGAAAACTTTCCTGGTAAGTGACCACATTTTCATCGGTAAAACTCACCAACTGCCCGTCTGTGCTATAAAAATTCAGTTTGGGTTGATGGTAGAGGCTGGTAGATTTGATCACCACCCCGGTCTTTTTGTTGAATTCCACATTTTTCAGCAGGTTCACGCGTGCACTGTCCGTAAAATAATCAGCGATGCCATCCTGCGATAGGTGATTCAGGGCGAAGTTTCGCACCTGCCAGGAATGCAGGTAATCCCTTTCGATCTTCTGAAGGTTGGGCGATTCCATTTTTCGGCCTTCATAATTGCTCGTATCCCAGGCTATTTTAGGCCGGTAAGATGTCTCATTCCGCTTGCCGGAGTGGAAGATGCTGCTTTTATCGGCACCGCTATTCAGGAAACCCAGCACCGAACTGAGCCCGAAAATGATCATGGCGTTGACCGCCAGAAAACTGAAGATCAAAATTCCTCTGTACATATTTTTACTTGGTTTTTTCATAATATGGATTCTGCTGAATCTGGGTTTTTCCCAAAACTGAAATTTTGATCGTTTTCGATTGGCTGGCATGCGCCGGCGGTAACTCGAATGTAGCAAAACCATCTTTAGTTTGGGCCTTTAAAATGAACTGGCTATGGCTATCTCGAACCTCCACGGTCACCCCGTCACTGACCAATTGCCCCAGGAAACTGCGCAATGGTCCAGCCTGAAATTGTCTTTTTTCCAGTTTTTGAACACTAAAACCTTTTAAGACAGGACGAAATTCAAAATCTATCACTCCGCTTTTGGCCATTTCTTCCACAAACGCCTGGATCTGATATTTTCCGGGAATCTCGGGATGCAAAATTTCAGCGGTAGCGTAACCGTCAACAGAATTTCCTGTGGTTTTCAGCATTGCACCAGTAGGTTCGCGCATGATGAAAGTTACAGCCGTCCCGTCGCTGACCTTATTTCCGAAGGCGTCTTTTAAAATGGAAGTTCTGAGACGGCTTACCGAATTGCCATCAGCGTATGGATGAGGTGGAAGGATTTCAACAGAAAAATCCACCGGTCTGGCCGGGTAAATTTCAGCAACCAGTTCCCCGGTCTGAACTGATTCGTTTTTTGCCGCCAGGTAAACCTTCCCGGTTTTTTTTCGGGCGGTCACCAGTTTCCATTGTAATTGGTTTTGCTGTTTTAGACTGTTTTCTTCCGATTGGTCTTTAAAAAATTCTTCGGAAGAAAGCGGCACCTGCACCTGGATATTATCAAAATCATCAGTAGGCAGGGCGACGAGCATGGCGTGATCACCGGTTCCTGCTTCCAGGCTTCGCGGACCAAAGTAACTTTCGATCAGCCGAGTATTTTCCGCTGCTTGAATAAGGATGTTTCCGGATCTTTCAGAGTGCGCGTTCCGTAATTTCCAGCTTAAAATGCCCATTTTTCTACTCATGAATTCCGGCACCTGGAAATGATATGTCCCTGCTGTTATTTGCGGTTTCAGGATGGTACTGCCATAGGAATTCTGAAGAAGCAACCTGGATTCTACGGAAATTCCGCTGAAATGCAATTGTAAAGCCTGGCCTGCGACCGAGCTTGAAGGGATGTGTTCCTTTGTGCTCCGGGCAGCTGGTGGTTGCTGCAGGAACGAGAGGAAGCAAAGGCTGATTAACAGGAGGCTGAAATGTCTTTTTCTCATGGCGTATTTCCTATATAATTATTCAGTTCAATCTTTAAAAAAATCCCGTTTTCCAGCTCCTGAAGCGGAAGCTGAGCCAGGTTTTGAAAATGGGAGTAGCGTTTGGCGATTTCGGTATTCGGTAGCCCGTTCACATACACCTGCTGCATAGAATTGGTGACCAGTTTTATTTCCTGCAATTTTGGAAGTTCCAGCTGAAAGCCTTGTTTTCGCTGTACCCGGACGCCATCATCCACGAATTTTTCCTCGACCCAAAGCAAATTTTGTTGCGCATCGTAATAGGAAAGCAGTAGCTGCGGGATGGTCACTTCCTGAATTCCATAATTAAAAAGTTCGCCACTGAGCGTTTGGCGATCCTGTTCCAGTTTCTGCAGGACTACACTTTTATACAAATCTTTGGTGGCTACATTTCCGGAACAGCGCAATTGAAAAGAGACCGGGTTCCTGTTAAATGTTATTTCTGCAAACTCATCAGGATTAAAAGTTTCGGGAAGATTTTCGTCTTTTCTTACCCATGCAATGCGTTCAAAATCGACTCTGAAACTGGTCACTTCTTTGGGCATCAGTTTATGTTTCATGACTTTCCCGGCATTGTAACTCGCGAGTTCCAGGTGTTGCTCGTCATAAAGGCTGGCCTGAATGGTCACATCGGCAGGGACCTGGTCGATATTCTGGATTTCTCCAACGATGGAAAAATGAGTGCCTTTTTTCACTAATCTGGCTGAAAGTACCTGGAGCAAAGGCTGTTTCAGTACATCTTCGTGATAGGTTTGCTGGGTGCTGATCTTTCTTCGCCCGTGGTTATAATAAGCTGTTTGATTTTGTGAAAATAACTGGTCTGGCGGAAGATCAGGATCGAGTTCATCTGCTGAAATAAACCAGCTTCGACCAATTTTCACCAAATGATGCTCACGGTGTTTTTCGATCTTCTTCAGGGGAGTGATCCAGGAACTATAGACGCTGGCCACCGCTTCATTTTCAGAAACAGGACGAATGCGAACCGCCAGGCTGTCCAGTTTGGCGTAAGAACTCAGCAATCCGTCGGTCACTGAAACCTCCAGCATGAACTGCGCTAGTGATTTATGATCTTCCGGATTAATATACGAGTGAGCCCTTTCAAATTCCTTGAAATCAATGGCATCATAATAAGCTTTGGTCACATTTTCTGCGGAAAGTTGGGCAGTGTTGTGAACGTAAACAAAATAACCCATTAACAGGACCAGAAATAACATTAGGCCCCACCATAGCTGGACCATTCGAAATAATTTCCCGTTGAATTTCGGGTAAATCCTTCCGAAGTTCAGGAAATCTGGACGTCGTGGATTTCCTGTTTTCAGGCTGTGATACCATAATAATTGCAGGTTTAGGAAAAAGGCGAGCAGGATGGTAAAGACCGGGGTGATTCCCCACATAAGCTTCAGGATCACGGGAAGATCTTCGCGAGTCAAAATTTTAGGCATGGGCGGGACATTCATTCGTTCCCAGACCATAATGCCATTTTCCAGTTGCTGCAGTCGTTGCCATCCGCTGAAATAGAGTAGCGGGTCGTAAAATTTGTCATTGGAAAATATATACTTCAAATGGTATTTTTCAGGAACTGTGACGAATTGCTGAAGTGAGCCAAGACCTTCTACTCCACGATATTTGGAATTTTCGAGCCGTTCTACTGCCCGCGAGGTAAGCTCCGGAAGCCTTCTGGCCG contains the following coding sequences:
- a CDS encoding Ig-like domain-containing protein, producing the protein MRKRHFSLLLISLCFLSFLQQPPAARSTKEHIPSSSVAGQALQLHFSGISVESRLLLQNSYGSTILKPQITAGTYHFQVPEFMSRKMGILSWKLRNAHSERSGNILIQAAENTRLIESYFGPRSLEAGTGDHAMLVALPTDDFDNIQVQVPLSSEEFFKDQSEENSLKQQNQLQWKLVTARKKTGKVYLAAKNESVQTGELVAEIYPARPVDFSVEILPPHPYADGNSVSRLRTSILKDAFGNKVSDGTAVTFIMREPTGAMLKTTGNSVDGYATAEILHPEIPGKYQIQAFVEEMAKSGVIDFEFRPVLKGFSVQKLEKRQFQAGPLRSFLGQLVSDGVTVEVRDSHSQFILKAQTKDGFATFELPPAHASQSKTIKISVLGKTQIQQNPYYEKTK